A portion of the Juglans microcarpa x Juglans regia isolate MS1-56 chromosome 1D, Jm3101_v1.0, whole genome shotgun sequence genome contains these proteins:
- the LOC121262251 gene encoding uncharacterized protein LOC121262251: protein MTEFLVVRTRSAYNEIIGRPTLNALKAITSTYHLKMKFPTCEVHGPRRIGEVRGEQVLAKECYVQERKQGQKEVSMVDSEKHMILPLGPQVMVTELETRDEDTLKHGEADEPLELVTLEKNHPESHIKIGTKLAHEERKQLIDFLLNHKDVFTWSHKDRPRIGEEIIEHELKVDPKICPVKQKKRNFSTEKYKAIAEEVGKVMFFCLKNTGATYQRLKVRAWDAECEEAFSQLKEYLTKPPLLSHTKPEESLSLYIAVTPDAVSAALMREEGKGQKPVHYVSRALREAETRYPKVELVAFAMVVAARWLRPYFQAHPIKVITSSPLQKVLQTPYTSGWLVKWSIELSEYDISYVPKSAVKWQIIADFVAKFSNFKEEVQIPPEKNPWQVYVDGLAYRAGGGVGVYIVTSKGKESYHIVQLEFKVTNNEAEYQAVLARLAITRVLGGEEIEMKADSQVVVGQITGEYLARGSKLIK from the exons ATGACTGAGTTTTTGGTAGTGAGAACTCGGTCGGCATATAATGAGATAATTGGGCGGCCCACGTTGAATGCATTAAAGGCCATTACCTCAACCTATCAtctaaaaatgaagttcccaacaTGCGAGGTACACGGACCAAGACGAATAGGCGAAGTACGCGGCGAGCAAGTCTTGGCCAAGGAATGTTATGTGCAGGAGCGCAAACAAGGGCAAAAAGAGGTCAGCATGGTAGATTCTGAAAAACACATGATCCTCCCACTAGGACCACAAGTAATGGTGACGGAGTTAGAGACTAGGGATGAAGATACCCTGAAGCATGGAGAGGCAGATGAGCCTTTAGAGTTGGTCACCCTTGAAAAAAACCATCCTGAAAGCCACATAAAGATCGGGACAAAATTGGCGCATGAAGAGAGAAAGCAACTGATAGATTTCCTTCTGAACCATAAAGATGTATTCACATGGAGTCATAAAGATAGGCCTAGGATAGGCGAGGAAATCATCGAACATGAGCTGAAAGTAGACCCAAAGATATGCCcagtaaaacaaaagaagagaaacttcAGTACTGAGAAGTACAAAGCAATCGCAGAGGAGGTTGGTAAAGTGATGTTTTTCTGCTTGAAGAACACTGGGGCAACCTACCAGAGGTTG AAAGTAAGAGCTTGGGATGCCGAGTGCGAAGAAGCGTTTTCTCAGTTGAAAGAGTATCTAACAAAGCCACCATTGCTCAGTCACACTAAGCCAGAAGAGTCATTGTCATTGTACATAGCAGTAACTCCAGATGCAGTATCTGCTGCGTTGATGCGAGAGGAAGGAAAGGGGCAAAAACCAGTGCATTACGTAAGCAGGGCGCTGAGAGAAGCAGAGACCAGGTACCCAAAGGTGGAGTTGGTCGCTTTTGCGATGGTAGTAGCAGCAAGGTGGTTACGACCTTATTTCCAAGCCCATCCAATAAAAGTAATCACTTCGTCGCCCCTACAAAAGGTGTTACAGACACCATATACCTCAGGATGGTTGGTCAAATGGTCAATCGAACTAAGTGAATATGACATCAGCTACGTACCAAAAAGCGCTGTGAAATGGCAAATAATAGCCGATTTTGTAGCAAAGTTCTCCAACTTCAAAGAAGAAGTTCAAATACCACCTGAGAAGAATCCATGGCAAGTGTATGTAGATGGGTTAGCCTACCGAGCAGGAGGAGGAGTCGGGGTGTACATAGTAACAAGTAAGGGGAAAGAATCGTACCACATAGTGCAATTGGAGTTCAAAGTAACAAACAATGAAGCTGAGTATCAAGCAGTACTCGCTAGATTGGCGATCACAAGGGTATTAGGAGGCGAAGAAATCGAAATGAAAGCCGATTCGCAAGTGGTAGTCGGGCAAATCACGGGAGAATATTTGGCAAGAGGATCCAAGCTAATAAAATAA